CAGTCCGTGGTCGAAGCCCACGAAACGCTGAGGCGCGAACGCTCGGCGGTACAGCAGCAGTCGGCCGTATTCGAGGCCCGAATGCGAGACCTCGAATCACAGAGTTCGAGCCTGGCGCAGCAGCTACAAGCAGCTCAGGAGCTGGCTCTTCGAGAACAGCAACAGCGGCAAGTTATCGAAATCGACAACGCTCGAATGGTTCAATCCCTTCGGGATCTGGAGGTGCGCGTCAAAGAGCGCGATGAGCGCATTCAGTCGCTTGAGGACATGCATCAGCACGCTCGTGACGGCATGGAGCATTACCGCCAAGCCAGCAAGGAACAGCGAGAACAGGAGCAGCGCCGCCACGACGCTCAGATCAGCCAGCTTCAGGCCGAGGTACGCCAGCTGCAACAAACGCTGATGATCAAGCAGGACGAGTTGACTCAGCTGAACCGTGACAATGCACGAATGGTCACCGAGGCGCGGCAGCATCAGAAGGATCAGCATGCACTGGAGCAGCTCCTCTCGCAGAGGGATCAGGCTTTGGTGAGCACTCAGAGCGCTCTAACCAGTATGGGGCGTACGAATGAAACGCTGGAGCAGCGATGTCAGGCCCTGCAGGGAGAGGTGGCTCAACTCGATGAGGCCCGCACGGTGCAAACAGAGCAAGTACAGACCCTGGAGCAACAGCTAGCCAAAGCTACTGCCCAATTGAAGGCGCTTGGACATTTGCCACCGCCAGTCCAAGAGCCGGCGTTTAAAAGAGTTAGTACAGGCGACTGCCCTAATCAGTCCTCGGCTAAGTGACAACTATTGGCCCGTAACAGGACATGAATGCCAACGAAAGACAAATTGCGAGAGATGCTCGCGGGCCAGGCAAGGGAATTTCAGCACGCCGGCGGTGAGGTAGTTCTTTATGCCTGGCAGCGTCCACCTTTGGCGAGAGAGATGGCGAATCGGCGTCTGAGCAAGGGGAACCGCACCATCCACCATGAGTTGAATGGGATCTATGGCCATCGCCGAATCAAAGCCGAGTTGGCAGCCATGGGGCATGCGTGTGGTGCCGCTGAGGCTGAGGGTGTTCTGTGACCGTAAGACAGCAATAATGGACGCGCATACCGGTCTGGGCCGTGGGCCAGGTGCAGCCGAGGATCGCACCTACAATCGACGCAGTCAGAGCTAAACTCAGATACGAGCATGCGTGCGCTGCGAGGTCATGCCGCTTTCACAACAGCGAGCGATCCAATAATGAGCCAGCCAGCCGAAGATATACCAAGGGCAAGTGATGCGGAACATTTCGCTTTGGACTTTCCTTACCGAAAGTCGGTGAAAATCCGACGCGACCTGAAGCACTTTGATCTTTGGTTGCAAGCAACCTACGAAATCACGATCGATAGGCCAATCCCTTTAGCCTTTATCTACAAAGACTTCTTTCTCAGCCACGTCGCGCTTTATCCATGCCCGGCGATGCCAGGGCGTTTACTATCAGCGAACCTGGAGAATAAATTGCTTGGGTCAGGGTTACTAAATGCTGATGAGCTTAGTTGTCAGCAAGTAGCCTCGATGGTTTTATCCGTCATCCGGTGGCAACACCATCGATACAAAGCAATAGATGCTCACAAACTACTGCACGAGTTGCTCCCTTTTTACCGACAGTTCCGATGGGTGACGCGCAACAAAGTGTTCACTTATAAATCGGCACAAGAGTCTGCAAGAGTTCTAAACGTCTTCCGGCGCCATTTGGCGCAAAGCCCTCAAGCCGAGCGCGACCTTGCCTTAATCTTACTGACCTGGGGATATGACTTTAGCCCATCCGAGCTTGTCCAGTTGAGCTTTGATAGCATTCAAATAAATCGCAGACCTCTAGAGTGGATGTATCACCGCGCCAACGGCAAAGTGAAGCTGGATCATATGACAGCTGTAAGCACCTTTACCCTCCTTTGCGAAAATGCTGACTTGATGGATTTACAATCCCACTGGCTTATGAATCGCAGGGATGGGGCGCACTGGCGTGCCCTAACCGAAAATGAGGTTGAGATAATCCTGGAGCGCCATTATCGATATGCGGGCGGTTTATATGGATTTGAGCATTACTACGTCCCCGAAGGGCCATCAACACCCGACCTCTTGCCCCAAGAGGAAGCGGCATTTACCAAGGCGTTAAAAAGGTTCACCAAGGACCTGTTTGCTGGTCAGAATTCGACTGAAGAGGAGGATGAAGATGATGACTGGGATGCAGCCGTCCGAAAAATATCACTACAGCGAAGCTCAGCGGACGAAGGACCACCGGTGAATGACGAGCAAGTTGATTGGGATACGGTCATCAAGAATAAAAGTTCAAGCGTTGATTAGACGGAAAACCTTTTGCAAACTCTGGCCATGAAGAGACCTTGCCTCGGCAGATGGTAATCCTGAGTGACTTTCATTACGATCCGTATTCCATGAATGAGCCGATATAAATGTCATGCTCGGTGGACGACCACTCTGTTCACTGAAAACTACAGCCCAACATACGGGGTGCAAAATTCGTCGATATGGAACATCGGTGCAGTCCGGCGCATCTACGCCTTGGGTCAACAACTGTCTCTGCTCCATCTGCCGTTTGAGTAGAGTGACAACTTCACAGCCCAGCATTTGTCGAAGCAACCAGCGCTCGGCTTCAGGACTTGTCTGCCGGAACAGGCTATGCCTTTTCTTCTCCGCTATCCATGCAGCCATTTTCACCCTGCTGCTATGCGCCGAACGCAGTAATTCACATGGCACTTTAGCCTGGCGCCAATAGCATAACCAATCAATGTAAGCGAGCACAGTATAATAGTTAGCAGGCAGTAAAACCCCCTGAACGTCACGCCACAATAGCTCTAAAGATTTGTCAGTTAAACGAATTTCAGCCAAATGGTTTTTCTTGATATTTCTGAAAATCGACTTCGAAATACTAACCAACTCATTGATTAGGATTTCACTCTCCACCCCTACTTCCTCTTGATTTGCCCTAGAGAAGCGCGAGAATGTAGGGTACTGGCGCAGCGCAGATTGGAATGAATGATCACAGGCCATTACTTGCAGATTAGAAAATAGGTCTGCCTCCACTCGCGTAAACTGCTGAACGGAATGCGACAGCTGCAATACATTATCGCAATGAAGATCTGCTGGGCCGACGATATCGAACACAAGGTGCTTGTTCTCGCCACCCAGCATCCTATGGAACTGCCGCAAGCGCTGCATACCATGAGCGCTGATGAACCGTAACGATTGAGGATCACGCCCACATCCAAGCTGGCGACCGCAGCGCCAACAGCCATAGGGATGCTTGAATAAGGCAGCATTAAACTTGTAACTCACAAGTGCAGCGCAGTGCGGGCAATGATTAAGCAAGTCAACAGAGTGTACTGGGCATGCCTCAATGAGCTGATATTGAAATAGCGTGTAATGCCGGCCTTGCGACAAACAAATGGGGCAATATCGAAGCTCAGAAGCCACATGTCTTTCAGGGTCAATAAAAGTTGGCGAAAGAAATAAAGACTTGGCCTGCGTCAGGCTCAGGCCAAATAAGCCTTGTAGGCCAGTCACTCCCAAAGACTCAACATAAGCTAAATGCCTGCAATGTCTATTGCCGGATATTTGAGGGTTACAATGTTGTTTGATGATTTCAATCAGAGCCCCGCCAGCAACAACGTTGAACAATCCAAACCTGGAAAGAATTGAATAAACTGACTCGTATGGAATATATCGCGGCCTTATCCCGCTGTATCTCTGTTTAGAACGCAACAGCTCGTCACGCAGAGTAATGATCATGTCTAGGCTAACGTATTTGCTATTTTAGAGTTGCGGGTGGCAACCGCGAACCAGGACTCTTCAATGAGCGACATACAGACCGCCGGAGAAAGCGAGAAACTCGCGCTATCACTCTCGCAGTATTCAGTCAGGAGGATTTCAATGGTTTTCGTAAAATACTTCATCGGAATCTCCATGTCAGCCTTGATCCCTAGCCCCTTGTAGGACTCTTTGAATGCATCCCAGAGCATATCTCCATAATCTTGCAGTCGAAGTCCGGCGGCAAACGCTTCAGGGAAGAAGAAGCGCGTATAGGGCCAATTACTTCCTTCCGGAAAGACGGCGCTATCATAATAGCCAAGGCACTCTACGAAATCCTCTTTGTCACGAATTCCCCGAAATGAGTGTTCATACAGAAGGAACCGATTAACTATGGCCTCCCCCTCTTCACCAGCTTTTAGCAAAGTTTCTTTATGGCCTAGCAACTGACTCTGCCCCACCAAGATAGGCAACAACGTAACACTTTTCTCCATTAGGGCATTGTATAGATCTTTGATCCAGTCATAGTGAATCGGCAGCAATCTTGATGCTTCATCAATGAATAAAATAAAAACCCTACGGGGATCATTAAACGCTGCATCAATAATAAAATTCTTTAATCTGGATTTTTTGATGCTAATGCTGCAATGATCTTCCCATTTGGCATGCCCAACGACCTCCAGCAAAGAGGTATAGAAGCCGCCCTTACTGGGCGACAGATCGCGCTCAGCGAAGAATATAGCCACTGGAATACTTGGAAAATCAATACTTAAACATTGCCTGCAGTACAGCATTGCTCGCGTTTTACCGTAGCGGACGCGCCCATAAATAACCAACCCTGAGTCGAGTCGCTTAATGGCTTTCAGTACCATCGCATAGGTTTCACCGATGGAATAAGTAGGAATTAAATAAGTCTTACTACTTACTGGATGTTCTTCAATTCGGATTGGCCGTATATCTTTGATATCCATACTCCATCCTCTCAGAGCGTGAAGACCTTGGTCAACTTGACACGCTGATGATTAAGTCTCTCTGGCGTATCACCGTCACGGCCCTTAACTGAAGATGGATCTTCACTAACACGCCCCGTTTCCTTGTATAAGGTGGTGGCGACTCTTCGCGAAGTGTCACCAGTAGCCAATTTTAAACGCCGAAAAGCCTCAGTTGGTGTTTCATTACGTGCAAATTGAAATTGCCCCTGCTTCGTAGCCTTCCATAACTCGCTTCGAACTTTGAGACTGTGCGGTTGTAAGTACCAAGGGTGGGGGGCTCTTAGAACTCCCACAAAGGTGCCGTCTTCATCTAATAGCCGAAGAAATGAAACGTCTTCACGTGAATACTCTACAAACATGTGCCTGCCAACGGAGTCACTTCTAAGGACGTCAGGGTTTTTATACTTTAGATATGCAAAGTTAACGTAAGCACCACCGTATTTTGATGAGGTTCGAACGACCACCGATTCCCGAGCCATTGAAAATAAGGTCGGATCCCTGAGAGCGTCAGGCAATGTGTTGGGTGGAAGAGAGTTCTGAGCGCCACAAAGACAGAACACCCCCAGTGGTGAATGACCTTGCAACGACGAGTGGGGCCGACCATTGTAGTCAGAGATCAAAATATCAATGGTACTTTTTAGCTCTTCTAGTGTAAGCAGTAGCTTCAGCGGGTTCTTCGACTTGGGAGATAAGCGTTCAATTATTTTATCTCGACTATCACTGCCGGTCGTGCCAATAATCCTATGCGAATAATGCTGCACAACAAACAAAAAGAATCGCTCAATAATGGCTCGATCATTAGGTGTATGAGGGCGGCCAAACTCAGCAACACACCCTACTCGATCATGAAGAACTCGGACAACATTCGTGGCCTTATGGGCCCAAGCATTATCAAGCTTGAGAGTTGACCAAGTTTCCCAAGCGTAGCCGTGCTCACTTGGGAACCCTCCTGCGGTCGAATAATGAACATTTGGCGTGATCAGGGGCTGCTTTTGATGAGGTGTTAAGCTGTTGAATATAGCTTTTAAAAGATCAATCTGGTCGTACGTATGGCCTAAAGCAATGGAGTATCCCAGTACACAGCGCGAAAAGACATCAATGAGTAGTATTAGCCAAACTCTTAAGATTTCGTATCTGATTGGCTGTCCGAAACTGTCTAATTCTTCAATGACCAATCGGATGTCGAGCATGTGGCCGTCAGTCTCTACCTGCTGCAGAATATCGGTAGGAGGCACATTGTAATTTATGTCAGAGGCATTCCTTTCTTTTTCATCTAGCGCCTTCAACTCTTTGCTCTTCGACCTTAGATGTTCTCTCAAGGCTGAGCGGGCGAGTGTCTTTCGGTTGAATGGATATTGATCATTACTGATCGACAATGATGTGCAATGCACTAAGAATGCATTATGTATAACGTCGAAGCTAACGCCACCTTGGCTCCTTGGCTTATAATTTCGAGCGATTTTTTCCAGCCAGGACTTTATTTCAGGATGATCAGCTATTAGTTTGCTAAATGCCCCGGCATCTCCTTGAGTCACTCCATCATTCGAATAGCCTAGATCTTTCTCACGATTATATTTTTTCTCGCCAATGCGCCTATATGGTATGGCTCCTTTGAAGCCAATAACCACTCCATCCGTATCCAATGCAAGACATCTATTAATGGATCTGTACAGTGTTGCTCGCGAAAGACCATACGCATCTTCTATCTCGCGCAGGGTGGCTCCATTCTTTAGATAAGCTCTAATTGCTTTAATTCTGTTATCTGTTGCCTCTCTTATATCCTCGGCAATAAGATCAACATCTATACACCTCCACGCATCACATGAATTCCCAGCAGCAAGGAACTCACGGCGAGAAAAGCGAGTGGAGTCATTCATGTCTCACCCGGATGACATCTAGCTGAGTTAATCCACTGATTCTTTTGCATCGAACATCAAATAGCCCTACCCTGCCCCGCCTGACAAGCTCAAACAGCAGCGCCGCTGCGCCTTCGCCATATCTAGCCTGCAAGTCATTAACTGAGTTGCTTATTGCTCCCTTGCTTCGATCAATCGAATGAAATGCAAATTCAAGATTCTTCTCAGTGAAGATCTCTCTATATTTGTTAATATACGACAACATGCAAAGCAAATTTTCTGCGTACGTCTGCTCTTCACTCAGGCATTTAGCCCCTAAGAATTCAGCTTTGATATCGCAGCTATCGCAATACTCGATTATCTCAGCTTCAGTATTTTCGGTGACTTCACGCCTGGAAAAGATAAAATGTAAAACGCCATGCATTTCGTACTGAATTGCAACTGATACTTTTTTGCTCTCCAAATTTAAAGTAGCCTGATTTACAAGCACTTCTGTGGCAAAGGGATTAAACTCTAGCCCAGCCCAGCGCCAGAAGCTCGGTCGACAGTAAAGCCTTACCTGGGTATTCTGCTTAGGGCTGTATGCCAGAAACTCAGGCGCGCCCGCCGGCCTACCCCTTGCTTCCAATGTAATAAAGGCTGCCATTTGTATGGCCTCTCAGCTTGTGCACTATAATTCCCTGGCAAATTAGCAGCTTACAAAAGTTTCATATTTGCAGAGCGAGCGTTAAAGTTTCAAATTCTCAAGAATTATGGTGGGAAATTCTGCGCAACTCAGAATCTTTGGAGATAAGAAGCAGATTGGTAATAATTAATTGAATTGAAAATCGCCAAAGGCTATTCAGTCAAAGTCGCTTTTAGCGACTGGGGGAAAAGTTTCAAATTAATTTGTTTTCACTATTACGGAGTCGCAAGCAAAGCCCCGACCTAAAGCCCCGTCTGGCGCCTAGCACGCTGACGTGGTCAAGGTCTGATCCAATCTTCTGTTTTGCGTCTGTCCGCAACGGAGCCACGACTTGCAGAGGTTCGTTCCCCCTTCTACGCTTCTCTCGGACTTGGAGATCTGAGTGATGACTGTACGGTCGGTAGATGACGAAATTTTGCGCTTCCGTATTGACGGCCAGAAAAAACCTGGAGCAATATGCCGCCAGTCAAGTAGGGGTTTTCCAGTATGAATTCTAACCTTAGGGATGAGGGCTTCTCGGATGGATACTGCTTCGTGCACGAAAGTCGTCAACAACGGTGCCGACGGAAAACGCTTTCTCATCGCCATCACCGGTGACGGTTTCACCTCCAGCCAACTCGACGCCTTCCACCAGGCCGTCACCACGCTGATCAGCGGCCTCAACGCCATCGTGCCGATTTCCTGGCGCCTGCAGGACGCGATCAACGTCTATCAGCTCGACACCCTTTCCAACCAGTCCGGCTTGTCGCCGAACAGTGCTTTTGGCACTGCTAGCTGTGGCACATCTGCCAGCAACCTGAGCGCCGACCCGACGAAAGTCAGCAACGCCCTGAGCGCCGCTGGCCTCACCTGGCATCTGGCCGTGGTCATTGCCAACACCAGCAGCGCCGGTGGCAGCTTCGGTGGCAGCCTGTGCACCCTGACCCTGGACAGCGGCAACGTGGCCTTGCTGGCCCGGGCCATCGCCCATCTGGTGGCCGGACTCGGCGTCGAGTACGCCACCCAGTCCGGCAGCTACCCGGACATCGAACCCAGCAGTCCCAACCTCACGACCAGCCTCAACGCCGCTTCGCTGAAGTGGAAGCAGTATCTGACCCCCGGCTTCACTGCCCTGCCCTCCGACCCCTCGGCCAATGGCTGGCAGCCGTGGATGATCGGCGCCTTTGAAGGCGGCGGCAATTACGCCAAGGGCATCTACCGGCCCAGTCAGAACTGCCTGATGCGCGACCCCACCGCCGGCTTCTGCCTGGTCTGCTACCACGAGTTGCTGAAGGCTTTCGCGCCCTATCACCAGACCACAGGTCTGTCCTGGCTGGCCAGCCAGAGCGGCGTCGGCACCTGGTCGGCCGTGAAGGCCGTGTCGCCGCCGGTGCAGCCTTCGCCGGTTCAGGCGCTGGCTACCACCAGTCTGGCCAGCCGGCTCTTCGTCTTCACCCTGGCCAATGGGGTCATCGGGCACAACTCGGCTACGGTGGTCGGCAACTGGGAAAGCCAGCAGCCGATTCCCCTGAGCACCACCAATGTCGGCCAGGTCGGCGATATCGCCGCGACCCTGGCCGGCAGCGTGGTACTGGTTGCCGCCCTGTCCGGTAACCAGGTCTGGCTGGCCAGTCAAGCGGCCGGTGCGGCGTGGAGCGGCTTCAGCGCGATTCCCTCAAGCGGCCTGCCGGCCGGCTGCACTCGAGTGGCCTGCGCGGTCATCAACGGTCAACTATTCGTCTTTGCCTCCGGCAGCAAGGGCATCTGGCTCAGCGTGCGCAACGGCGCTCAGGTCTGGGACAGCAGTTGGAGCGAGATAACCACTCGCTTGGGGCTGGACGCCGGTTCGACGATCGACTGCATCACCGCCGGCGCCGCAGTGCAGGGCCAGTTCGTTCACCTCTTCGCCGCCCAGGGCAGCACCCTCAAGCATGCCAAGGTCAACGCCGCGTGCGCCTGGCTGGCTGCGGAGAACGTCGCCAGCAGCGGCCTGACCCCGGCCCTCGATCTCAACTGCGCGGTTCGCGACGAGGGCTACGTGTTCCTCGCTGCCGCCACGGCCAAGGGGCCGATGAGCGCGACGCGCAATGCCGTGAGCTGGCCCAGTGCCGCTACCCCCCTTTCCGCCCTGCCGAGCACGGTCAGTCGTGTCTCGGCGGGCTTCCTGTCCGGCACGCTTTTGGCCGCGGCATCCTGACCCACCCACACAGCAAGGCCATCATGGAGAACGCTTATGAGTAGTGGCGGCGGCAGCAGTCCAACCCCCAACCGTACCTGCACCGGTACCCTAACCACCTCGCAACGGCTGGTGCTGGTCGGCACCCAGTACAGCCTCAACGGCGCCAACTGGACCACCACCCCGCCGACCTCGGTGCCAGCAGGCAGCAATGCGGCCACCGTGTTCGTCGCCAACGGCCAGACGCCGGATGGCAAGGTTACCTACCAGGCTGACGACGGCACCCAGTTCATCCTGCAGTTCACCATGAACGGCACCAACTCGGCGAACATCCTTGGCGTCGGTGGCACGGCTTCGTCGTACAACTACAACAGGACCTTCCCCACCGCTGGCGACACCATCACCGTCGCCTTCACCCTGTCCAATTCCTGAGAGGAAGCCCGTCATGAGCTACACAATGTCCGTGGATCGGGTGATCCAGCTTGCCCGCTGTGACGATTTCCCCGAGGCGAAGATCCGCGAAATGTTCGCCCAGTACAATGCCACCGAACTACCTCTCGAGATTCTGGCAACCTTGCCGATCCCGCTGCCGGTGAAGGTCTATCTCGCCCTGCAGGACGAGTTCTTCAGCGAAGCGGAATTCCGCGAACTGTCGCTGGCTTTCGCCAAGCATGCGGCCAGCAGCAACCCGGCGGTGCAAAACAACCACTTCGTCAGCAGCACCATCAGCGCCTACGAGCAGGCCCTGGTGGAGACTCGCAGCCTGGCGCATGGCGTCGCCCTCAACGCCAATATCCGGCAACAGGTCGAAGGCTATCGCGGTGCGGTCAAGGCGTTGATGGAACCTCTGACCCAGGCGCTGCGCAGCGGCAATGGCAGCGGCGCGCCGTTACACACCGTTGCCGCCTATGAGGCGGTGTGGTTCGCCGGCTACGAGCACCATGGCATCGCCTGCCGCAACGCCGCCTCTTGCGCAGTGGCCGCCGTGCCCAAGGAGCAGGCCGACGCTGCTCTGCAGTGGGTGCTGGACAACGCCGTGGCCGTGACCCAGGCCCGGGCGGCCTGACATGGCCAGCACCAGTGCCGCCCTGGACGTCGCCACCGCGCTCGCCCGGCTGCGGCGCGGTCCACTGCTGCAAGCCACGGCGGGATCCTCCGTCGTGGTGGCCTTTCCGCCCCTGGAACAGATGCTGCCGCACCGGCCGCCATTTCTCCTGATCGACCGCGTTCTGGCCTGGAACCCGGACGACCATGTGCTGCACGCACAGCGCCGGGTCGACCCCGAAGACCCGGTGCTCGGCGGGCATTTCCCCGGCAACCCGATCTACCCCGGCGCGCTTCAGGGCGAGGCCATTGCCCAGGCCGGCCAATGCCTGCTGCACATGGCCCGTGGTTGCCCGGCGCAACCGCTGGACATCCTCGCCACGCGGGTATTCGGTGCCCAGTTTCTCGGCCAGGTCCGCCCTGGTGACATCATGGATATAGAGGTACGAATGCTCGACGACAACGGCATGCTGGCGATCTTCGGTGGGCGCATCAGCGTCGCCGGCGCGGTGCGCAGCGTGGTGGTGATGGAGGGCTGTCATGTCTGACCTGCCTCGCGTGGTGGTGAGCGGAATGTCGGTGCTCACCGCCCTCGGTGAAGACCCCGGCAGCCTGCTCGACAACCTGCTGGCCGGGCGCTCCGGCATTCGCCGCTGGAGCAGCTTCGACCGCGAGATCGCGACCAAGGTCGGCGGCAGTCTGGAAGGCTTCGATCCGCGCCCGCGCCTTGCCGCCCTGGCTGACAGCCTGACGGACGCACCACGCTTGCGCCTGCGCCGGGCAAGCAATCGCCTGCCCTGGTCCACCGCGCTGTCGGTATTGATGGCCGGGCGTGCCTGGCAGGACGCCGGGCTGTTCGCGCTGCCGGCGGGCGAGGATGGCGAAACCGCGATCATCGTCGGTGGCCACAACATCGGGCAGAACTACTACTACAACAATTTCCGCCAGTTCGAGCAGGATCCCGACCATATCGACGTGCAGTTCGGCCTCGCCGGGCTGGACACCGACCATGCCGCAGTGGCCTCGGAGGTACTCGGCATTCGCGGCCCCGGCTACAGCGTCGGCGGTGCCTGCGCCAGTGGCGCCCTGGCGCTGCGCGCGGCGTTCAACGAAATCCGTTTCGGCGATGCCGAACGGGTCGTGGTGCTGGCCCCGGTGCTCGACTATTCACCCTTGGAGCTGCATGCCCTGGCCCTGATGCAGGCGGTCAGTCAGCGCTCCTTCAACGATCACCCGGAGCAGGCCAGCCGGCCTTTCGACCGCCGCCGCGAAGGCTTCGTCCCGGCTCACGGTGGCGCCTGCCTGGTTCTCGAACGTGCCGAACTGGCTCAGGCACGCGGCGCCGAGCCGCTGTGCGAAGTCCTCGCCGTGGCCGCCCGCTCCGACGCTAGCCGCCAGCCAAGCCCGCAGGAAGATGGCCAGACCCGCACCATCCAGGCTGCCCTGCGCGAAGCCAGTCTGCAGCCTGGTGATATCGACTTCATCTGCGCTCACGCCACCTCGACGCCATTGGGCGACCTTACCGAGGCGCGTTCGATCCGCCGGGTGTTCGGCGCGCACCTGGAGCGGCTAAAGGTCAACGCACCGAAATCCATGCTCGGTCATACCTGCTGGTCGGCACCGCTGGTTGAGCTGGTGGCGGCCATCGCGCAGATGCGCGCCGGGCAGCTACACCCGACCATCAACCTCGACGACCCTGACCCGG
The genomic region above belongs to Pseudomonas sp. GOM7 and contains:
- a CDS encoding ATP-binding protein codes for the protein MDIKDIRPIRIEEHPVSSKTYLIPTYSIGETYAMVLKAIKRLDSGLVIYGRVRYGKTRAMLYCRQCLSIDFPSIPVAIFFAERDLSPSKGGFYTSLLEVVGHAKWEDHCSISIKKSRLKNFIIDAAFNDPRRVFILFIDEASRLLPIHYDWIKDLYNALMEKSVTLLPILVGQSQLLGHKETLLKAGEEGEAIVNRFLLYEHSFRGIRDKEDFVECLGYYDSAVFPEGSNWPYTRFFFPEAFAAGLRLQDYGDMLWDAFKESYKGLGIKADMEIPMKYFTKTIEILLTEYCESDSASFSLSPAVCMSLIEESWFAVATRNSKIANTLA
- a CDS encoding TniQ family protein, translating into MIITLRDELLRSKQRYSGIRPRYIPYESVYSILSRFGLFNVVAGGALIEIIKQHCNPQISGNRHCRHLAYVESLGVTGLQGLFGLSLTQAKSLFLSPTFIDPERHVASELRYCPICLSQGRHYTLFQYQLIEACPVHSVDLLNHCPHCAALVSYKFNAALFKHPYGCWRCGRQLGCGRDPQSLRFISAHGMQRLRQFHRMLGGENKHLVFDIVGPADLHCDNVLQLSHSVQQFTRVEADLFSNLQVMACDHSFQSALRQYPTFSRFSRANQEEVGVESEILINELVSISKSIFRNIKKNHLAEIRLTDKSLELLWRDVQGVLLPANYYTVLAYIDWLCYWRQAKVPCELLRSAHSSRVKMAAWIAEKKRHSLFRQTSPEAERWLLRQMLGCEVVTLLKRQMEQRQLLTQGVDAPDCTDVPYRRILHPVCWAVVFSEQSGRPPSMTFISAHSWNTDRNESHSGLPSAEARSLHGQSLQKVFRLINA
- a CDS encoding 3-hydroxyacyl-ACP dehydratase FabZ family protein, with amino-acid sequence MASTSAALDVATALARLRRGPLLQATAGSSVVVAFPPLEQMLPHRPPFLLIDRVLAWNPDDHVLHAQRRVDPEDPVLGGHFPGNPIYPGALQGEAIAQAGQCLLHMARGCPAQPLDILATRVFGAQFLGQVRPGDIMDIEVRMLDDNGMLAIFGGRISVAGAVRSVVVMEGCHV
- a CDS encoding M64 family metallopeptidase, giving the protein MDTASCTKVVNNGADGKRFLIAITGDGFTSSQLDAFHQAVTTLISGLNAIVPISWRLQDAINVYQLDTLSNQSGLSPNSAFGTASCGTSASNLSADPTKVSNALSAAGLTWHLAVVIANTSSAGGSFGGSLCTLTLDSGNVALLARAIAHLVAGLGVEYATQSGSYPDIEPSSPNLTTSLNAASLKWKQYLTPGFTALPSDPSANGWQPWMIGAFEGGGNYAKGIYRPSQNCLMRDPTAGFCLVCYHELLKAFAPYHQTTGLSWLASQSGVGTWSAVKAVSPPVQPSPVQALATTSLASRLFVFTLANGVIGHNSATVVGNWESQQPIPLSTTNVGQVGDIAATLAGSVVLVAALSGNQVWLASQAAGAAWSGFSAIPSSGLPAGCTRVACAVINGQLFVFASGSKGIWLSVRNGAQVWDSSWSEITTRLGLDAGSTIDCITAGAAVQGQFVHLFAAQGSTLKHAKVNAACAWLAAENVASSGLTPALDLNCAVRDEGYVFLAAATAKGPMSATRNAVSWPSAATPLSALPSTVSRVSAGFLSGTLLAAAS
- a CDS encoding DNA-binding protein, yielding MARGGVNKAVVQKARNDLLARGIYPSIDAVRIELGNTGSKSTIHRYLKELEAESEPTLSGDSLSGPLTNLMGQLLDQLKQEAQQSVVEAHETLRRERSAVQQQSAVFEARMRDLESQSSSLAQQLQAAQELALREQQQRQVIEIDNARMVQSLRDLEVRVKERDERIQSLEDMHQHARDGMEHYRQASKEQREQEQRRHDAQISQLQAEVRQLQQTLMIKQDELTQLNRDNARMVTEARQHQKDQHALEQLLSQRDQALVSTQSALTSMGRTNETLEQRCQALQGEVAQLDEARTVQTEQVQTLEQQLAKATAQLKALGHLPPPVQEPAFKRVSTGDCPNQSSAK
- a CDS encoding DDE-type integrase/transposase/recombinase; translated protein: MNDSTRFSRREFLAAGNSCDAWRCIDVDLIAEDIREATDNRIKAIRAYLKNGATLREIEDAYGLSRATLYRSINRCLALDTDGVVIGFKGAIPYRRIGEKKYNREKDLGYSNDGVTQGDAGAFSKLIADHPEIKSWLEKIARNYKPRSQGGVSFDVIHNAFLVHCTSLSISNDQYPFNRKTLARSALREHLRSKSKELKALDEKERNASDINYNVPPTDILQQVETDGHMLDIRLVIEELDSFGQPIRYEILRVWLILLIDVFSRCVLGYSIALGHTYDQIDLLKAIFNSLTPHQKQPLITPNVHYSTAGGFPSEHGYAWETWSTLKLDNAWAHKATNVVRVLHDRVGCVAEFGRPHTPNDRAIIERFFLFVVQHYSHRIIGTTGSDSRDKIIERLSPKSKNPLKLLLTLEELKSTIDILISDYNGRPHSSLQGHSPLGVFCLCGAQNSLPPNTLPDALRDPTLFSMARESVVVRTSSKYGGAYVNFAYLKYKNPDVLRSDSVGRHMFVEYSREDVSFLRLLDEDGTFVGVLRAPHPWYLQPHSLKVRSELWKATKQGQFQFARNETPTEAFRRLKLATGDTSRRVATTLYKETGRVSEDPSSVKGRDGDTPERLNHQRVKLTKVFTL
- a CDS encoding beta-ketoacyl-[acyl-carrier-protein] synthase family protein, encoding MSDLPRVVVSGMSVLTALGEDPGSLLDNLLAGRSGIRRWSSFDREIATKVGGSLEGFDPRPRLAALADSLTDAPRLRLRRASNRLPWSTALSVLMAGRAWQDAGLFALPAGEDGETAIIVGGHNIGQNYYYNNFRQFEQDPDHIDVQFGLAGLDTDHAAVASEVLGIRGPGYSVGGACASGALALRAAFNEIRFGDAERVVVLAPVLDYSPLELHALALMQAVSQRSFNDHPEQASRPFDRRREGFVPAHGGACLVLERAELAQARGAEPLCEVLAVAARSDASRQPSPQEDGQTRTIQAALREASLQPGDIDFICAHATSTPLGDLTEARSIRRVFGAHLERLKVNAPKSMLGHTCWSAPLVELVAAIAQMRAGQLHPTINLDDPDPELDFDVCAAGAVLHPVRYLLKNAFGFGGNNCVAILGRWEPRS